The Ranitomeya variabilis isolate aRanVar5 chromosome 7, aRanVar5.hap1, whole genome shotgun sequence DNA window tatatcatctctccccagaggTTGAACATGGAATCtgctaagattcaggctatccttgactgtccggtacccaagaacgttaaggaggtccaacgttttattggtttgcaaatttctacagacgcttcattcaaaatttttctgatattgtccgtttcattatttccttgacaaagaaggaaaagccctttaagtggtcatcacaggctcaagaagcttttgatcggcttaagatctgtttcacatcagcaccgctgttgatacacccagatccaacactttctttcattgtggaggtggtctcttctgataatgctttgggggctattctctcccaaagaactggagagaaagggtctgctacatccttgtgctttcttttcccgtagactaacctcagcagaggagaattacgacgtgggagacaaggaattgctggctattattgcggctttcaaagaatggaggcatcatctgcaaggagctgcacaacagatcatagtgctaactgaccatcgcaatttagagttccttagatccgctagatgtctttttcctcgtcaggctcgttggaacttatttttaaatcaatttaactttgttatctcgtaccgtccaggttctcgtaatgggaaggctgatgctttatcccgaatccatgctgcggattccgtacctggagctccgtccaagagttatccacgatcaggacttgtggaaggagtgcagggaggcctatgacggtgatgtatttctggccaacccacctgtgcatATTAATCTTGtccttaagggtggcatgtggttcagagatcgacgtatctacgtccctgaggtcgtccgtctgcagatcctcaagttggtacatgactccaagttggctggtcacaggggggtacagaagacacaagagttcctgagccaattcttctggtggccaacttgcctgaaggataccaaggactatgttctctcttgtgaggtatgtgctcattacaagactcctcatgtggcacctatgggtcttctacaaccattacctgttccgtcccgcccttgggggtctatatcaatggactttattgtggagctgcctacatcgggcggcatgaatacaatcatggtggtagttgatcacctgactaaagctgctcattttgttccatgcaccggcctcccctcagctaaagatacagtgaacttggttatacagaatgtctttcggttgcatggggttccggttgagatcatctctgaccgtggagtgcagttcacttcaagattctggaaggggttttgctcggcactcaatattaatgtctgtctctcttccgcttatcatccccagacaaatggtcagactgagcataccaaccagacgctggaacaatatctaagatgctatgtcagccatctccaggatgattggttggagttgctgccgctagccgaattttcatataacaattctcagagcgcctccactaaatttacacctttctttgccaatctgggttatcatccgtgtatcttacctaggtctccaattaattctccggttctggcagtggaggaaaggctgacggcGATgaagcaaaatctggaggttctgaaggaatccctgaccacagctcaagaatgttataagagatcggctgatagattccgtaaacctgcacccatgttcaaggtaggagattccgtgtggttagcaactaagaatctgaagttaaaagttccttcacaaaaaattggacagaaattcattggccctttcaagataaacggtattgtgagctctgtggcctgtcggctgtagctgcctaggactatgaaggtacacccagtttttcatgtatctttactaaagcctgtatctcctaataccttccagggacgtgttgtgccacctccgcagcctgtggtgattgatgggcaagaacaatttgtggtggaggaaattgttgattccaggattcgcaggaatcagctccaatatctgataagatggcagggatatccccctgaggaagactcttgggaacctgtggaaaacatcaatgcccaacagaagatttctcgttttcatcagagattccctgagaaaccaggtccaggatcgtcctgaggccgcttctaaggagggagtaatgtcaggactctgaacattttttattacctttttgtgcatttctgcccttttccaagatggcgtctttggtctcacgtgcagtgtcttcctgctataaaactccaccccagccttcagtctgtgctagagtattctgccttgcatccagctcctgacctctggtgactccctggctatatacctgctcctatgaatctgtggggttatcctgctactctgctctgagttcctgctgcatacaccagttccagtaatcctccttcatctgctgctcgtgcaagaacctgagacttttacccagacctccctggttgagctaagatattgtttgaactgccttataagcatatctgttgtgaatttgctttttgctccctctagtggttactagttttttgactctggtttttctgtcattccttttatccgcacctgggtcgttagttaggggtgtagctatataagctccctgga harbors:
- the LOC143785678 gene encoding chromobox protein homolog 5-like, giving the protein MKQNLEVLKESLTTAQECYKRSADRFRKPAPMFKGRVVPPPQPVVIDGQEQFVVEEIVDSRIRRNQLQYLIRWQGYPPEEDSWEPVENINAQQKISRFHQRFPEKPGPGSS